A window of Leptotrichia wadei contains these coding sequences:
- the rplN gene encoding 50S ribosomal protein L14 translates to MVQQQTMLNVADNTGAKKIMVIRVLGGSRRRFGKIGDIVVATVKEAIPNGNVKKGDVVKAVIVRTRKELKRADGSYIKFDDNAAVILNTALEVRGTRIFGPVARELRAKNFMKIVSLAPEVL, encoded by the coding sequence ATGGTTCAACAACAAACGATGCTTAATGTCGCTGATAACACTGGAGCTAAAAAAATCATGGTTATTAGAGTATTAGGTGGATCAAGAAGAAGATTCGGTAAAATAGGAGACATCGTAGTAGCAACTGTGAAAGAAGCTATACCAAACGGAAACGTTAAAAAAGGTGATGTAGTTAAAGCTGTAATCGTTAGAACAAGAAAAGAATTAAAAAGAGCAGATGGTTCATATATAAAATTTGATGATAATGCGGCAGTTATTTTAAATACTGCATTAGAAGTAAGAGGGACAAGAATCTTTGGACCTGTAGCAAGAGAATTAAGAGCTAAAAACTTTATGAAAATAGTTTCTCTAGCACCAGAAGTATT